ATTGAACCAACACCTCCTGAGGCTATTACTGGAATATCTGTAATTTCAAGTATGCTTTTTATGAATTCTTCATTTGTCCCTTCTAACGTCCCATCTGTATTTATATCTGTAACAATAAAACTTGCAATTTTAAATGAAGAAAAATCCTTTACTAGATCTTTGGCAAAAATATTAGATTGCTCAAGCCAACCCCTTGTACTAACTTTTCCATCTTTTGCATCTATCCCAACAATTATCCTTCCAGGAAATTTATTTGATAAGTCTTTAACTAGCTCTTTATTTTCTATTGCAGAGGTTCCCATGATAACTTTCTCAATACCATAAGAAAATAATTGCTCTATCCTTTCTTGAGACCTTATCCCCCCACCTATTTGAATTGGTATGTTAACTGTTTTTGCAATCTTTTTTATTGATTCATCGTTTGTTGGGGATCCAGATTTTGCAGCATCCAAATCAACTATATGTATATATTTTGCCCCTTCGCTTTCCCAAAATTTAGCTTGCTCATTAGGCTCTTTGGTGAAGTCTTTTCTTTTATTAAAGTCGCCTTTAAAAAGCCTCACACACTTACCGTTCATTAAATCAATTGCTGGAATTAGGTCCATAGAATCATCCTTTTCATTAATTACTTATTAGTAGTACTATTCAATATGTAATTCTATTTAAGATTACTACTTCAGTTAAATATTTTTTGAA
The Prochlorococcus marinus XMU1411 genome window above contains:
- the hisA gene encoding 1-(5-phosphoribosyl)-5-[(5-phosphoribosylamino)methylideneamino]imidazole-4-carboxamide isomerase: MDLIPAIDLMNGKCVRLFKGDFNKRKDFTKEPNEQAKFWESEGAKYIHIVDLDAAKSGSPTNDESIKKIAKTVNIPIQIGGGIRSQERIEQLFSYGIEKVIMGTSAIENKELVKDLSNKFPGRIIVGIDAKDGKVSTRGWLEQSNIFAKDLVKDFSSFKIASFIVTDINTDGTLEGTNEEFIKSILEITDIPVIASGGVGSISDLLSLVKFENSGLFGVIVGKALYENKFTIKEANNVLSSERLNDFDLNRNYYA